One part of the Salvelinus fontinalis isolate EN_2023a chromosome 4, ASM2944872v1, whole genome shotgun sequence genome encodes these proteins:
- the LOC129852778 gene encoding T-box-containing protein TBX6L-like: MQSIRDMKSNFSTPSSSIPGGPDAYRQGNIRMTLENPELWKSFHEIGTEMIITKPGRRMFPHCKINLSGLIPCSKYILLVDMIPVDGFRYKWNKEKWEVTGKAEPQPPCRTYLHPDSPAPGSHWMKQSVSFLKLKLTNNTLDQHGHIILHSMHCYQPRFHIVQAEDMYSVRWSVFQTFTFSETSFTSVTAYQNTKITKLKIDHNPFAKGFRDEGTNTKKRANRIPASTEKKAKEMDYLSKDSYEDSPSSLHMSSYEGYEGERAELTERKEEEVVEEEHYSPWGPEREHGLHDQTDTPPGPDVRDMYNAEQLVPAPASYQPYRFHKYGRSPSPSSNLSSSNGGSGRASFESRVPDVATVPEHEASKPSVHEIRPSPCGPQPLARHHPDYTGVLNMAQAGKPGVLSHHIYSPYGTEQTLGQWSSPSHAQYPPPHHLPTDYSTPAVHHGYHHGNVAEWSQYPLFSYSCW, translated from the exons ATGCAGTCCATCAGAG ACATGAAGTCCAACTTTAGTACTCCGTCGTCCTCTATTCCCGGTGGTCCCGATGCTTATCGCCAAGGCAACATCAGGATGACTCTGGAGAACCCAGAACTCTGGAAGTCCTTCCATGAAATAGGAACAGAGATGATTATCACTAAACCAGGCAG GAGAATGTTTCCACACTGTAAAATCAACCTTTCTGGACTAATTCCATGTTCCAAGTACATCTTGTTGGTTGACATGATACCTGTGGATGGTTTCAGGTATAAG TGGAATAAAGAGAAATGGGAAGTGACTGGGAAGGCGGAGCCGCAGCCTCCTTGTCGGACGTACCTGCACCCAGACTCTCCGGCCCCTGGGAGCCACTGGATGAAACAGTCGGTGTCCTTCCTCAAGCTCAAGCTCACCAACAACACTCTGGACCAACATGGCCAT atCATTTTGCATTCCATGCACTGCTATCAGCCGCGCTTCCACATTGTCCAGGCAGAAGACATGTACAGTGTACGCTGGAGTGTCTTCCAGACCTTCACCTTCTCTGAGACCTCCTTCACCTCAGTCACCGCttaccagaacactaag ATAACAAAGCTGAAGATTGACCACAACCCATTTGCGAAAGGCTTCCGAGACGAAGGAACTAATACAAAAAA GCGTGCTAACAGAATCCCAGCCTCAACAGAGAAAAAAGCAAAGGAAATGGATTATCTAAGCAAAGACTCATATGAGGACAGCCCTTCAA GCTTACACATGTCATCATATGAGGGATACGAAGGAGAGCGGGCAGAACTCActgagagaaaagaggaggaagTGGTGGAAGAGGAGCACTACTCCCCCTGGGGGCCTGAGAGGGAGCATGGACTCCACGACCAGACAGACACACCCCCTGGACCCGACGTCAGGGACATGTACAATGCAGAGCAGCTAGTACCAGCCCCAGCTTCATACCAGCCTTACAG gttCCATAAATACGGGAGGTCTCCATCTCCCTCATCCAACCTGAGCAGCAGCAATGGCGGTTCTGGACGGGCCAGCTTTGAGTCCAGAGTCCCTGATGTAGCCACAGTCCCAGAGCATGAGGCCTCCAAGCCCTCTGTTCATGAGATTAGACCATCTCCCTGTGGCCCGCAGCCCCTTGCAAGACATCATCCGGACTACACAGGGGTGCTCAACATGGCCCAAGCAGGCAAGCCAGGGGTCCTCAGCCACCACATCTACAGCCCTTACGGCACAGAGCAGACCCTGGGCCAGTGGAGCAGCCCCAGCCATGCCCAGTACCCTCCCCCTCACCACCTGCCCACTGACTACAGTACCCCGGCTGTGCACCACGGATATCACCATGGCAACGTGGCTGAGTGGAGCCAGTACCCACTCTTCTCCTACTCATGCTGGTGA